GCGTAAACTGTTGCAAAATCTTCGATAAAGTTGAGGTAGAGGAATTATTGAGCGACCATTCTGGAAGGAATCAACTTGAAAACGAATTAATACCTTGCAAACGTTGCAAAATGCCTACTAATATAGGGGCAGCGGCCGAAAATTagtcttttttttttaccTACATATTGCCACTGTATGGCTATATATCGAATGCAGGCAGTTGGACCAAGGAGAAGCACTACGCCCTTTTACACCCTTACGATATCTGCCCCCATTGCTGGCCCAGTGATTGTGTGAGATTCCCTAATTTATATTCGTGAATTCACTATTGATACTATTTGAGAGTACTGTCTATGTCCTCAAAATCCTGTAAAATGTAATTCACAATATACCTATGACATTGCTAACAAGCAAATGGCCTTTTTTTAAGACTACGAAGCTATAAGGCTACCTGCAACAGACTAATATTCATGACTGAACGTGTATACGGGAACAAGTTTGAGGACTTGTTCAAGTCCAAGATATTCAACAGCCTTTCAGCAAATCGCAACGCAAGCAACAGTTGCCTACCATGTTAAGCGTAAAAACCTCCAATAAGCTGCTAGTTTCGACTGCTCATATTTCAACAACTAACGGATAACTCCTCTTCAAGATAGCAATAGTGTCATCGCGAACTTGGGGAAGGAGGAACAGAAGTTGACAAGTCATCGACTAAAGTTGTCATACGCTCGCATTTTTGTAGATTTTCCGACATTCAACGTTAAGTCACCTTCCGCCGTAGGATCCCAATAACCGGTAACAGGTCTCACATATCTGCGCCGGTCATTTCTTACCCAAGGCACTGCAACCCACCTGGAAGAAATATTCGGACCGCAGGAATAACAATTCCCTTGACTCTATACCATTTCTCCGATATTCTCCATTTTTGGTTGAGATCTTTCTTGGCTATCGAGCCGCACTTCAGGTATTTGAACAAACCTTTTTTCCGGCTCCATGGCaatcattttcttgagCTCCGCGTGAACAGGGATCTTCAGacattcttcaatagtacAAATCGAGGCAGTACCTCCATAGTGGCTACGACAGAGGCCACACCATTGTGCACCAGTATTCCAGGGAatatttctccaagtaGTGTGCTACTTTTCAGATTTGCATATAAAGCATAACTTCAAAGTGAGCTGTTTTTGGCCGGAAACCGTCTTACGTTCTGTTCAACTAACCCGTCATCGCAGTCGTCACATGGAAAACCTATGACTGTCTCACCATTTTCCCATACTCGGAAAACCGCTTCTTCCTGTCTACTCTACCGCGTAATTTGAGCTTCTGAGTATGCCCTGTTACACCCGCAGCACTTCGAACCATTTCTAGAGTACTTTTTGTAGCACATCGTACAGAGCTTTTCCATTGTTGTAGATTTCCATGTGACATTGTACCATTGCATTGTTTCTACTGCGCGGCAGAATAAGTAGCGTACGGCTAACGAATGGCTTGGCAGTTCTTCCTTGGCCACTACGACAATAGGACAAACGCTTTCCTCGTCGGTTGCTTCTTTGTCAGCCTGCATTTTTTGCTACCCGTACGGGACCATCCTAGGCAATATTAATCTTTACCATATTGCTTCCACAAGTGACACATCTTTTTTCTGCATTCCATCGTATCCGCTCATTTTCATGTCTGTTTCATCAAAACCCTGCTGTGCTGGAAACAGGTTACGCAGCTTGCTACCCGTGCGCCATTGAGTAATTgccagaagatgaagaccGATGTCTAGTAACTTATGAAATGATATCGAAAAATCCTAATTAACGTGCATGGTGTCTACAAGCCTGGTAATGTGGAGTTGAGACCAGAAATTCTAGATGAGCATCAAAAGTATGCTGCCGAAAAACTTAAGaccaaggaagaaaagctttTGCATCTAGTTTTCCTCGGTGgatctgcttcttcagTCCAGGAATTCCGTACTGGTATTGACAGCGGTGTTGTTAAGGTCAATATTGACACTGACTGACTGTCAATATGCCAACCTAGAAAGTATTAGAGACTATGTCTTGAGCAAGTAGGACTACTTGATGAATCCAGTTGGTATCCCAACTGGACCAGGTGCTCAAAACAAGAAATACGTCGACCCAAAGAGTGTGGGCTAGAGAAGGTGAGATAACCATGTCTAAGAGAGTTGCTACTGCTTTGGACGACCTCAGAACCGCTGGTAACTATAATCTTTTTATTATTTATGCCTTTATAAGTAACTTTATATAACGAAAACGATTTTACAGAATATCCTGAGACTCTCAAAGAAATAAAGGACATTACAACATCAAACCATCATTTCTTGGTAGGCTGATGTTGGTAGACTTTTTGCAACGCGCACAAGGAATCCAACTTCCGTCAAGTTCATTGTTTTCGGTATACTCAATCAAGAGTTCCTTAAGTTCAGACGCGGTAAAAACTTTGCAGCAGCTAACGCAGTATTTTCCATTCACGGTGTGCGAGTAGTAACACTGTCTACAAAGCCTTTCGTTGGCTTCCTTGTTCCATGGCAACTTGAGCCAGTCACTAGATTCTAAAACATCGCAACTGACACACTCTCCAGAAGCCCAAGACCttttcttgacaaaatcatTTCTCACTTCAGATCCACACGAATGACAGCAAAGCTTCCCGGCTTTCCTCATTTGCCTTGCTTGGTCTTTACTCGGTATTTCCCTGCAACTATCGTTCAAGCAGAAGATCGCAGTCTCTTGGTGACGCTTCCTGCAGTTCCGGCACCAAAGTTGTGCAGTGTCCCAGGGAATCTGCTCAAATCTGCTATCTTTTGCTCGAGCGCACGAATAACAGAAGTTCTTCTCGTCCTTGAAGTAGCTCTTATCTCTTACGATGACCGATGCTTCATGGCGGACAATGTCCAAAGAGGCACTGCTGCAGATCAATTGCTCTTCCGTGATGAAGGTGCTTGAAGGATTCTTTAAATAGACCGCAAACAATCTCCCAGTTCCGCttttttgaatgtcaaAAGCCATCGGTATGACATTCAGCCTTACTGTATcgctctcttcaatttcagttGGCGGGTACAAGGGGATTCTACAATTTTTTAGTTCTCGTGGCTGCCGTTTTCTTTCACAGGAGCATTTGTTTAAAATGGACCAAAACACTGACTTGTTGGCCCCCTCAAACAAATGGAAAATCCAGGTATCGTTTTGATGTAAACCATCTTCGCGTATTTGTTCGGGATCGAAAGACACGGTGAGGTTTAAGCCCAAAGAACGTACAATAATAAAAATTCCATCTTTTATAGGCTCGAATACAGTTTTAATGGCCACCCTAGCGGTGCCTTCAATGGTGTTCGTGCACCCATCAGAATCAATAAGGCCTGCCATAAAAAATTCCTTCACTGATCTAGTCTCAAATCGTAAGAATGCAGGTACGCATTTAGGGCCGTTTATCCTACCATTTTGATAAAACTTGAGTTCTTTGAGAGCAGAGGTAAGGGGGCTATTTCTATCTCGGGAACCAGTTTGTGTATGCAAATAACCATCTGCTTTGAATCCAACCTCGTTTCTTACTTTGATAGTTAATGTCATCCCCAGCTTTTCAGCTGCCATACGTAGATACTCATTGACATCGTGGTCCTCTGAATGCAATGCGAAAACGGCTCCTCTTCGATAACCGTCGCCTATCCAGAAACCGAGCAGCCATGCCATGGCCTCTACTTTCCCTGAGGTCACCTCCTCATTGAACCACTTATTCATCCACTCCTTCAGGACCGGAATCTCCAAATTTATGGGGCTTAAAAGCACTTTTGTAGAACCTCTCAATTCCTTATTTAGTTGTGGTTCTTGTAAGTTTTTCACTCGACACTTCCAGTAATAGTACCCATCATcggatgaagatgttgcTTTCTTGGTATGTGCTTTCATTTCTGCGATGGTAGAGAATATTGGAGAGGTAACCGTGAAAGACTTCGAACTGGTTATTGGTCGGACGAGTTTGCCAAAGCCTTTATAAAATATGCTTCTCAGCTGAGTTATCTCGATAACCCTTTTCTCGCTTCCAGACTCTCCATCTTTCTTCGTGACCCTTTTCACTCTCTGTGCTGTTCTTAATAGGAGTTCTTGAGTAGCAGAAACGGTGATGGCCATACCACCACATGGAACGTATCCGTTTGGTAAACCTTCTTTGACATGTTTGAACTTTTGCGTAATCCTGACTAAGTCGCCAATAAACTGTACAACATGCTCAACTTCTGAGGCTTTACCGTCTGCAGACAACAGGAGGTCCCCGGGTTGCAGCTGGGTGATGTTGACCAAATTTCCGttcgaaagaaacaagTTACAATCTGTGGAGAGTCCTCCAGATGATGGTATGTATCCGGTTGCCATTCAGCTCAATAGTGTTACTCGGCTAATACTCGACTGTGGTACTTCACTGAGCTTCTCTGAGTCCCTGCGCTTAGCCGTTTTATATGTTTCTTGGCAGCTGAAGCTGAAGCATCCTGCTTTAGCTATTtgtttcaagttcatcacAAGCACTGGTCACAACAGCTTGTCTCGAAATTGTTTCAGCGTTTCATGTCAAAGCGGATAAGTCGAATTGAGATTTGAGTGCTTCGAGTCTCTCACGTCTGTGCAATTAATACGGAGCAGATCCTGTAACCTCATTGTATTGCGCATTCCCACTCACACTTAGCCACCTGCCACTATGTAGATTTCGCACGAACTGCTATTTGAAGCACAAAAAAACACTCCACTGATCATATAATTGCGGGAACTGCAAACTTCAATAGGTGTTTTTTCGAAGTTAGATAGATTGAAGTACTTATTCGAGTCATCTGCAAACTGCTTGAAggtcaaaaattcagagCATTGACTGTTCCTAGCATTTAGCATCATGAGCGATAGAAACACCTTATAAGGACACTGGATCCACGCGCACGAAATAACATCTAGCAATAGAAACACGCATGAATCTGAGTTTAGACAGATTCAATGACAGTGGTCATGCTTTTACAGCTGATGCAGGGATAACATAAATTCCCATCGGGCCCTGGAATCTTTCTAACTTTCTGCATCTTGGCTATCTCgcatttcttgaaaatcttcCGGCAGTTCATATTCAGGCATCTCCCACTATATGCCCGATATAACAAGTAACATGTGTGACAAACTAGAGCTGGGAATTTCTTATCCCAAGGCAAGGCGGCCCATCTACGTGAATATGTCGGGCCACAAGCAAAACACTTGCCTTGTCgtttttcaagtttcttcgCTGTCCTACATTTTTTCGCgatatctttcttggcGATTGCCCCACATGCCAAACACTCATACAATCCCTCATCCAGATCAATGAGTTTCATTAGTTTCAATTCTCCCTGAACGGGAATCTTGAGACAATCTTCGTTTCCACAGACCGTAGCAGTGCCTCCATACCGGCTGCGGCAAGTGCCGCACCATTGGAAACCCGTCTTCCAAGGTACTTCCCTCCAGCAAGTGTCTAACCTCTGGGTTTTGCAGATGTAGCAAACACCGGGGGCCGCGATGCTTTGTGTAGTAACTCGTTTTTTCTCCTGCTCAATGATATTTCCATCACAGTAATCGCAGGGATAACCTTGAACAGTTTCACCACTTTCATATGTTCCAGAGGCCAGCAACTCCTGTCTACCCTTCTGTCTTACTATGGCTTCAGAATAAACTCTATGACATTTGTTGCAATTCGAACCACTTCTGCAATATTGACCGTAACATGAGGCGCAAAGCCTATGCTCACTCGTGAGATCCCATGACACTTTGTACCATTGGGAGGTTTCTTGTGTATGACAGGACAGACAGATTACGTCAAAGTACTCCTCAGAAGGTCTTATTTTAGTAACAAAAGGAGCTTGACTAACTAAGGGAACTGTCTTACTGTTTGCTAAATCGCCCTTGGTCTtcatttcaacaagtctTGAACAGTTAGTTTAGTCTCTAGGTTCTCAGGCCAAGTATGCTCTCGACCACCgcttatcaagaaaatttaGTTACGCAGAGAGATGACTACCTCGACTCTTGCATGTATTTATATATTTATTTACATAATTAGCCGCCCAAGTGACACGTCGCTGTTTTAATTTGATACAGCTTCTGCGCCTACCATCGGACAACTGTTCTGACCTAACCCGCAAGAGAACTTAAGGCAGGTATTTCAAACAACTCCCGGTAAGCACTTTGATGATTCCTTGCAGTTCTCTCCCCTTCACTAAAGCTAATCTCAAAACAAACAGCCACCACTGCTCCTCTAACGCTACAGATATTGCAACATAATGCAAAATCGGCAACTGTCATGGTGTCTACAAGGTTGGTAACGTGAAGTTGAGACCAGAGATCTTGGGTGACCACCAAAAATTCGCTGTCAAGCAAACTGGTGCCAAGGAGGACAAGCCATTGTTCTTGGTCTTCCACGGTGGTTCCGGTTCCTCTGTTGAGGACTTCCGTACCGGTATCGACAACGGTGTCGTCAAGGTCAACTTGGACACTGACTGTCAATACGCCTACTTGGAAGGTATCAGAGACTACgtcttgaacaagaaggactACTTGATGAGCATGGTCGGTAACCCAACTGGTGCTGACGCTCCAAACAAGAAGTACTTCGACCCAAGAGTCTGGGTTAgagaaggtgaaaagacCATGTCCAAGAGAGTTGCCAAGGCTTTGGACGACTTCAGAACCGCCGGTACTTTATAATAATGCCAATTAACGATAGTTTATTTAAACAAGATTTGTCTCGATTAGACGTGAGCGAATATctagctttgaaaaagctAGATATTGCGAACTTTCGTTTGAGCCCGCTATAAGTTTAACAAACATCTCCTGAAGAATCAAGCGGACAACTGTCGCTTTTACGTTAATGTTTCTTGACAAGCTGAGCGGTCATGTGCTATCTAAACAACCTATAAAACTCTGGGCAAAAATAAAAGCTAGGCACCAAACATCATGACGTTGGTGGGTTCCTCGCAACGGGGACAAGGAATGAACGCATCGGGATGATTCTGTGATTTGGAGTACTTTTTCAATAGCTCAGGTTCTTCGACCCTGGTAATAATCCTGGCACAACTAGCACAGTATCTCTTGCTCTTGGTACATTCGAAATGGCAATTCTTGCAGAGCCGCTTCTTATCGTTCTTGTTCCAACCCAATTTGCGCCATGAACTGGCTTCTGTAGTACCACAACTGGCGCAAAATCCGGGGATCATTGACCTTTTTTTATTACTGGCGCTGTCATCTCTTAGCTGTGATTTACACGATAGGCAGCGGAGTCTATTCTCCCTTCTCATTTTAGCAGCCTGCTCTTTGGATGGGATTTCCATGCACTTTTCGTTCACGCAGATCATTGCGGATACCTCATAGCGTTTGCAGCAGTTGTCGCACCATAGTTTGCTACCATCCCAAGGGAGCTCTTCAAACCTTCCATGTCTTGCTCGTGCGCAACAGTTACAAAAATTATCGTCGCGAGCGAAGAAGCCCTCATCCCTGGTTATCGTTGATTCTTTATGATGTACGCTACCTGAGCAACTACCGGCGCAGATCAACTGATCCTCAGTGATAAATGTGCTGGAAGGATCTTTGAGTTGAATTGAGTATAATTTTCCAGATCCACTGTTACTTGTCTCGAAGGAAATTGACATAAAATTTAACGGATCCACATCAGTTGCATTGGGCTTGACTGGTGGGCACAGTAGAGGCCTGTAGTCTTTATCCTTCTGAGGGTTCCGTTTTCTCTCGCAGGAACATTTTTCGAGAATAGACCAGAACACTGGTTTATTGGCACCCTCAAACAGATCGAAAATCCAAGtatcattttgatgaacaTCTCGTCGCATTTGTTCGGGTTCGAAAGAGACAGTGAGGTTTAATCCCAGCGAGCGCCAGACGAGAAGAATGCCGTCTCTTATTGGCTGATGCGTTGTCTTGATACATGCTCTAACAGTTCCTTGTTGATACTTGGTGGATCCATCGGAGTCAATAAGACCTGCCATGAAATACTCTCTGACGGATCTTGCTTCGAATCCTAGAAACTTTGGTACACTTTTCGGGTCGCCTTTCTTACCGTGCAGATAAAATCTGAGTTCCTCAAGAGCGTTTGTCAGTGGACTGTTCCTATCCCGGCTACCATCCGGCATGAGCAGAGTGGCCTCTGCTCTAAATCCGTCCTCTCCCCTCTTTTTGAATTTACATATCATTCCTAGCTTTCCCGCACAATTACGAAGATAATCATTGACATCATGACCTTCTGAATGCAACCCAAATATTGCACCTTTCCTATAGCCATTTCCAATCCAAAACCCAAATAACCAAGCCAAGGCATCTACTTTGTCAGATGTCACATCTTCCCCATACCATTTGTCCATCCAAGGCTTCAAAACCGGGATCTCCAAATTCATTGGACTTAGTAGCACTTTAGTGGAGACTCTCAATTCTTTGCTCAGTTGCGCAATGTTTTTGGCGACACAATTCCACGTAATGTAACCATCATCGGACGCAGCTGTTTTCCTCTTGACATAATCTTTTGCTTCTCTGATGGTGGAAGAGCTAAGAAATGTGCGTGAACCCGTCACGGGAAGCATTAACATGCCAACGGCTTCCCGTAGCTGTTTTCTCAGCTCTGTTATCTCAAAGACCCTTTTCTCCTTAACTctcatcaccttcaatCTTTGCAACGTTCTAAATACCAACACTTGAGTATCGGATACAGTAAAACTCACCACACCATAGGGGATGTATCCTGGTTCGAATCCAGTGGTGACGTGTGAAAACGTCTGCGTAAACTTGACTAAATTGCCGGTAAACTGCACAACACGCTCGACTTCTGAAGCTTTACCTTCTGCGGATAGCAGGCGATCACCGGATTTTAGCTTTGTTATATCAATCAAGGTCCCATTTGAGAGGAACAAACGAGTGTTTTCCGAGAGCCCTCCAAATGATGGATTACAATTGGTTGCCATCTACAGCACTATCCTCTTGCCATTCATCTCTTGATGCTTGAATCACACCAGTCTTTTATATACTATTCTCTGGATAAGCCTCATGTGTATCAGTTTATTGACCTTCTTCCATACTCGTTTCAACCTAAGCTACCATACCACCCTGTTATACACCTGTAACAACAAGCTATGAATACAGTCGCTTGTATAAAAAATGGATATCCAGTTTCAAAACTATAGCCTATGCGCTTTGGTGCGAGCTTGTCAGCTGCCCAGGATGGTTTCAGCTTGTTGCACTTATAGGCAACAACCTCCTTTCATTCTATGCCACTGTAATTCAATCTGCTTCATTTATTTCTGCAATCGTTTTTACTCGATTTGCCTGAGTGTTTGAAGCTCGTTTTAGTTCGCTTTTTAGTTGCCATGGTTACGTCACTTCGCGATACTCGGCATTTGTAGCATCACCACATTCACAGGCCCAACGGTTTTGCTTGTTACCTTGGCCATCAGAGTACAGAACGGTTGGCCTTGACCGCATTTCGTTCTTCCTCTTGAGGTCAAATATTGTCAAACAGACAAGGCAGTATACCTGGtgtttttcaaaggttccATAACATGAATGGCTGATTTTCTGACTCGCAAGTTCCGGCAATGAGTCCCATCTTGTTGACTTGAGGGAATGCAAGACGGACATTCCCCGCTTTTCTTTTCTGCAGGCTCACGTTGTTTGACGGCTTTTCCAGTGTCCTGTTGGGCACGAGACCCACACTCAAGGCATTTGAATTCATCAGAACTATCTTGCATTTGTCTCAATTCGGTAATTGATGGAATCTTGCCGCAGCTTGGGTTTGTGCACGCAGTACGCGTTTGTCCGTATTTCTTGTAGCAACTATCACAAGATGGTTGACTTTTATCCACAGGAGAATTCCTGCGAGTTCCGAGTCTGGTCTTCCAGCAGTGGATGCATTGGTAATTATCCtggatctttgaaattttattCTCCCTTTGTTCCAACATTTCAAAGTTAGTCTCTGAAACTGCTCCACATGAgcaatgaagaagttcgCCAGTGTCACGGTAACTCTGGATCGTTCGTCCTGGTGGGAGCCCTGAGATAATCACAACCTTTTGACAACTTACATCAAGACACCTTGTGCAGGATATTCTATAGTTACCGTAACATCTTGAGCACAGTCTTTGTTTACTTTCTAGATTCCACGTTACTTTGTACCACTGCAAATGAGTTTCTTCTGATTTACAGCATAAACACTTCCTAGTCAAAGGACGTATAGGTCTCGATGATTCATCTTCGAGAAAGGAACCTGGAGTGATGACACGATTGTGGAGTAGGAAGTTTTTTCCCTCTTCACACATTATCTTGACAACCTCTCGGGACCCTGAGAATACCACTTTGAACCTTATGGCATTGTTATTAAGGGctacttcatcatccagtGCTGGTGCGTTgttctcctcttcttcgcATTGCGTGAAGTCGATGGTCTCTTCACATCGCTCCCGGCGTAAAGAGTCCTTTTTTCTTTGACTCGAACACATTCCAACGATCGACCAAAATATCTCTGGGTTGTCTCCTGGTGAATTGTGAAGTATCCAGTTTACATTGTAGAGGTAACGCTCAGGACGGCTTCCCGCAGCTTCGTGACTGCAGCTGACGTTTAGTGCCAAAGGTTCAGCCACGAATACTATCGCTTCCTTTATAGGCGTGTACATTGTGACTAACTTGACTCCCACAAATGTAAAATGCAAGGCTGGATAGCCCATTGCGTCGATCAGCCCCGCCAGAAAAACCTCTCGAACCAGCAATCGCTCAGTCCTCATGAAATCGGGACATNTCTTCTCATAAAATCCTAACAGTCTTAGAAGCGTGCTAAAAGGATTGTGGGTACACTGCTTGGCATCGTTGACTAAGGTCACTCTGTTCTTTTGGCCATTTTTGGGTATCGACTTCATACCCCACATATTGGCACTCTCGTCAAATCGATTGTTGACATCTGCATCGTCGGCAAGAGTGAACGAAGGTACGCTTTCGTGGCCATTGCCGATCCAAAAACCAACCAGCCATGTCATAGCTTCGATTTCTTGAGGAGGAACATCTTTCGTGATGTTTTCCTGAATCCAAGGCAACACCACTGGAATTTCTAGCGACAATGGGGCAACCAACAATCTGGTCGCTCTTCGAATTTTTTTGGTCTTGAGTAGGCCCAGATCTCTCGTCTCACATTCCCACCTAATCAATTCATTCTTCACTTTTACCTTATCAATGTGGTCTTGAATTTCTTTCGGATTACAGCCATCTGCGAACGTTTTTGACAAAAGTTTAACAATCTTAATATTTCGATAATCAGGTGTCTTGACGTCCATATATTGTGGAATTT
This DNA window, taken from Torulaspora delbrueckii CBS 1146 chromosome 2, complete genome, encodes the following:
- the TDEL0B06680 gene encoding uncharacterized protein, with protein sequence MATGYIPSSGGLSTDCNLFLSNGNLVNITQLQPGDLLLSADGKASEVEHVVQFIGDLVRITQKFKHVKEGLPNGYVPCGGMAITVSATQELLLRTAQRVKRVTKKDGESGSEKRVIEITQLRSIFYKGFGKLVRPITSSKSFTVTSPIFSTIAEMKAHTKKATSSSDDGYYYWKCRVKNLQEPQLNKELRGSTKVLLSPINLEIPVLKEWMNKWFNEEVTSGKVEAMAWLLGFWIGDGYRRGAVFALHSEDHDVNEYLRMAAEKLGMTLTIKVRNEVGFKADGYLHTQTGSRDRNSPLTSALKELKFYQNGRINGPKCVPAFLRFETRSVKEFFMAGLIDSDGCTNTIEGTARVAIKTVFEPIKDGIFIIVRSLGLNLTVSFDPEQIREDGLHQNDTWIFHLFEGANKSVFWSILNKCSCERKRQPRELKNCRIPLYPPTEIEESDTVRLNVIPMAFDIQKSGTGRLFAVYLKNPSSTFITEEQLICSSASLDIVRHEASVIVRDKSYFKDEKNFCYSCARAKDSRFEQIPWDTAQLWCRNCRKRHQETAIFCLNDSCREIPSKDQARQMRKAGKLCCHSCGSEVRNDFVKKRSWASGECVSCDVLESSDWLKLPWNKEANERLCRQCYYSHTVNGKYCVSCCKVFTASELKELLIEYTENNELDGSWIPCARCKKSTNISLPRNDGLML
- the TDEL0B06690 gene encoding uncharacterized protein translates to MKTKGDLANSKTVPLVSQAPFVTKIRPSEEYFDVICLSCHTQETSQWYKVSWDLTSEHRLCASCYGQYCRSGSNCNKCHRVYSEAIVRQKGRQELLASGTYESGETVQGYPCDYCDGNIIEQEKKRVTTQSIAAPGVCYICKTQRLDTCWREVPWKTGFQWCGTCRSRYGGTATVCGNEDCLKIPVQGELKLMKLIDLDEGLYECLACGAIAKKDIAKKCRTAKKLEKRQGKCFACGPTYSRRWAALPWDKKFPALVCHTCYLLYRAYSGRCLNMNCRKIFKKCEIAKMQKVRKIPGPDGNLCYPCISCKSMTTVIESV
- the TDEL0B06710 gene encoding uncharacterized protein — translated: MVLCPDGNPIAVDDIKIGDLLLSDGGRAVKVVEVSKSTDELFEIKQKTNQSTWKKPQELVHFTCAGKQRLVLRTRQRVKQYVISKDRRTGEIGKRRSVVKIPQYMDVKTPDYRNIKIVKLLSKTFADGCNPKEIQDHIDKVKVKNELIRWECETRDLGLLKTKKIRRATRLLVAPLSLEIPVVLPWIQENITKDVPPQEIEAMTWLVGFWIGNGHESVPSFTLADDADVNNRFDESANMWGMKSIPKNGQKNRVTLVNDAKQCTHNPFSTLLRLLGFYEKXCPDFMRTERLLVREVFLAGLIDAMGYPALHFTFVGVKLVTMYTPIKEAIVFVAEPLALNVSCSHEAAGSRPERYLYNVNWILHNSPGDNPEIFWSIVGMCSSQRKKDSLRRERCEETIDFTQCEEEENNAPALDDEVALNNNAIRFKVVFSGSREVVKIMCEEGKNFLLHNRVITPGSFLEDESSRPIRPLTRKCLCCKSEETHLQWYKVTWNLESKQRLCSRCYGNYRISCTRCLDVSCQKVVIISGLPPGRTIQSYRDTGELLHCSCGAVSETNFEMLEQRENKISKIQDNYQCIHCWKTRLGTRRNSPVDKSQPSCDSCYKKYGQTRTACTNPSCGKIPSITELRQMQDSSDEFKCLECGSRAQQDTGKAVKQREPAEKKSGECPSCIPSSQQDGTHCRNLRVRKSAIHVMEPLKNTRYTALSV
- the TDEL0B06700 gene encoding uncharacterized protein gives rise to the protein MATNCNPSFGGLSENTRLFLSNGTLIDITKLKSGDRLLSAEGKASEVERVVQFTGNLVKFTQTFSHVTTGFEPGYIPYGVVSFTVSDTQVLVFRTLQRLKVMRVKEKRVFEITELRKQLREAVGMLMLPVTGSRTFLSSSTIREAKDYVKRKTAASDDGYITWNCVAKNIAQLSKELRVSTKVLLSPMNLEIPVLKPWMDKWYGEDVTSDKVDALAWLFGFWIGNGYRKGAIFGLHSEGHDVNDYLRNCAGKLGMICKFKKRGEDGFRAEATLLMPDGSRDRNSPLTNALEELRFYLHGKKGDPKSVPKFLGFEARSVREYFMAGLIDSDGSTKYQQGTVRACIKTTHQPIRDGILLVWRSLGLNLTVSFEPEQMRRDVHQNDTWIFDLFEGANKPVFWSILEKCSCERKRNPQKDKDYRPLLCPPVKPNATDVDPLNFMSISFETSNSGSGKLYSIQLKDPSSTFITEDQLICAGSCSGSVHHKESTITRDEGFFARDDNFCNCCARARHGRFEELPWDGSKLWCDNCCKRYEVSAMICVNEKCMEIPSKEQAAKMRRENRLRCLSCKSQLRDDSASNKKRSMIPGFCASCGTTEASSWRKLGWNKNDKKRLCKNCHFECTKSKRYCASCARIITRVEEPELLKKYSKSQNHPDAFIPCPRCEEPTNVMMFGA